From Solanum lycopersicum chromosome 8, SLM_r2.1, the proteins below share one genomic window:
- the LOC101265751 gene encoding probable sarcosine oxidase — protein MLISPVSSPTQKTEQTQTKKRKKMEKPLEKFDVIVIGAGIMGSCTAYEASKRNQKTLLLEQFDFLHHLGSSHGESRTIRATYPEDYYPKMVLKSETLWREAEQQIGYRVYFKTSQLDIGPSNDKAIQSVISSCDKNSIPVRVIDRNAMSLEFDNLIQLPHDWIGVVTEHGGVIKPTKAVSMFQTLAIINGGILRDKIEVVEIKKDGKTGDVLVMAKNGEKFSGKKCVVTVGSWMNKLVRNISGVVIPIQPLETTVFYWKIKKGYESKFTIGNGFPTFASYGEPYVYGTPSLEYPGLIKIPVHGGRPCEPTDRTWAPTQSLDPLSEWIQERFRGLVDSTRPVLTQSCMYSVTPDEDFVIDFLGGEFGEDVVVGGGFSGHGFKMGPIVGKILSDLVIDGETKEVELMHFRIKRFEKNSKGNLKKFDDQVSSAH, from the coding sequence ATGCTTATCTCCCCTGTTTCATCTCCAACACAAAAAACAGAgcaaacacaaacaaaaaagagaaaaaaaatggagaaaccaCTCGAAAAATTCGACGTAATCGTCATTGGAGCTGGTATAATGGGTAGCTGTACAGCTTATGAAGCATCAAAACGTAATCAAAAGACACTACTTCTCGAACAATTCGATTTCTTACACCATCTCGGTTCTTCCCACGGCGAATCAAGAACCATACGAGCCACGTACCCCGAAGACTACTACCCGAAAATGGTGTTGAAATCCGAAACCCTCTGGAGAGAAGCTGAACAACAAATCGGATACAGAGTGTATTTCAAAACCTCACAACTCGATATCGGACCTTCTAACGACAAAGCAATTCAGTCTGTCATCTCTAGCTGCGACAAAAACTCTATCCCTGTTCGCGTTATTGATCGTAACGCGATGTCTCTAGAGTTCGATAACTTGATTCAATTACCCCATGATTGGATTGGTGTTGTTACAGAGCATGGTGGTGTTATCAAACCAACGAAAGCAGTTTCGATGTTTCAAACACTCGCAATTATCAATGGAGGTATCTTGAGAGATAAGATCGAAGTCGTTGAAATCAAAAAGGATGGCAAAACAGGGGATGTTTTGGTTATGgcgaaaaatggagaaaaatttAGCGGGAAAAAATGTGTTGTTACAGTTGGTTCATGGATGAATAAATTAGTTAGAAATATATCAGGTGTTGTTATTCCAATTCAACCATTGGAGACAACTGTATTTTATTGGAAGATTAAAAAAGGGTACGAGTCAAAATTCACTATTGGAAATGGCTTTCCAACTTTCGCGAGTTACGGTGAGCCGTACGTGTACGGCACACCGTCACTCGAGTATCCAGGACTGATTAAGATCCCGGTACATGGTGGGCGCCCCTGTGAACCTACTGACAGGACGTGGGCGCCCACACAAAGCCTGGATCCACTCTCTGAGTGGATCCAGGAGAGGTTCAGAGGCCTCGTTGATTCAACGAGGCCGGTCCTGACGCAGTCGTGTATGTACTCAGTGACGCCGGATGAGGATTTTGTGATTGATTTTCTTGGTGGTGAGTTTGGTGAGGATGTGGTGGTTGGTGGTGGATTTTCTGGGCATGGGTTTAAAATGGGACCAATTGTGGGGAAAATATTGAGTGATCTTGTTATAGACGGAGAAACAAAAGAAGTGGAGTTGATGCATTTTAGAATTAAGAGATTTGAGAAAAATTCTAAAGGAAATTTGAAGAAGTTTGATGATCAAGTGAGTTCAGCACATTAa
- the LOC101266050 gene encoding serine/arginine-rich splicing factor RSZ22A isoform X1, with the protein MGIFMSCMGEGYYSEMSRVYVGNLDPRVTERELEDEFRVFGVIRSVWVARRPPGYAFIDFDDRRDAQDAIRDLDGKNGWRVELSHNSRGERGGGRGGGRGRSGGSDLKCYECGESGHFARECRVRGGPGPGKRRSRSPPRYRRSPSYGHRSYSPRGRSPRRRSVSPRGRSYSRSPYRGRDEVPYSNGNGVRDRIRSRS; encoded by the exons ATGGGTATTTTCATGAGCTGCATGGGAGAAG GTTATTATTCCGAGATGTCAAGAGTGTACGTTGGAAATCTTGATCCTAGGGTCACTGAAAGAGAACTAGAAGATGAATTCCGTGtctttggagttataagaag TGTTTGGGTTGCAAGACGCCCACCTGGTTATGCCTTTATTGACTTTGATGACCGTAGAGATGCACAAGACGCAATCAGGGATCTGGATG GTAAGAATGGATGGAGAGTGGAGCTCTCACATAATTCTAGAGGAGAAAGGGGTGGGGGCCGTGGAGGGGGTCGTGGTCGTTCTGGAGGTTCTGATTTGAAGTGCTATGAGTGTGGTGAGTCTGGTCATTTTGCTCGTGAATGCAGAGTGCGAGGAGGTCCAGGTCCTGGTAAACGTAGAAGTCGTAGCCCCCCTAGATATCGGAGGAGTCCAAGTTATGGTCACAG GAGTTATAGTCCTCGTGGACGTTCCCCCAGGCGCCGAAGCGTGTCACCTCGTGGCCGTAGTTATAGCCGATCTCCATATCGTGGAAGAGATGAAGTTCCTTACTCCAATGG AAATGGTGTCAGGGACCGAATCAGAAGCAGGAGCTGA
- the LOC101266050 gene encoding serine/arginine-rich splicing factor RSZ22 isoform X2, which produces MSRVYVGNLDPRVTERELEDEFRVFGVIRSVWVARRPPGYAFIDFDDRRDAQDAIRDLDGKNGWRVELSHNSRGERGGGRGGGRGRSGGSDLKCYECGESGHFARECRVRGGPGPGKRRSRSPPRYRRSPSYGHRSYSPRGRSPRRRSVSPRGRSYSRSPYRGRDEVPYSNGNGVRDRIRSRS; this is translated from the exons ATGTCAAGAGTGTACGTTGGAAATCTTGATCCTAGGGTCACTGAAAGAGAACTAGAAGATGAATTCCGTGtctttggagttataagaag TGTTTGGGTTGCAAGACGCCCACCTGGTTATGCCTTTATTGACTTTGATGACCGTAGAGATGCACAAGACGCAATCAGGGATCTGGATG GTAAGAATGGATGGAGAGTGGAGCTCTCACATAATTCTAGAGGAGAAAGGGGTGGGGGCCGTGGAGGGGGTCGTGGTCGTTCTGGAGGTTCTGATTTGAAGTGCTATGAGTGTGGTGAGTCTGGTCATTTTGCTCGTGAATGCAGAGTGCGAGGAGGTCCAGGTCCTGGTAAACGTAGAAGTCGTAGCCCCCCTAGATATCGGAGGAGTCCAAGTTATGGTCACAG GAGTTATAGTCCTCGTGGACGTTCCCCCAGGCGCCGAAGCGTGTCACCTCGTGGCCGTAGTTATAGCCGATCTCCATATCGTGGAAGAGATGAAGTTCCTTACTCCAATGG AAATGGTGTCAGGGACCGAATCAGAAGCAGGAGCTGA
- the LOC101266352 gene encoding uncharacterized protein, which produces MATKTRDIAPIVKGNRSPSTSKTRSLAHTNAINLIASNRKNTYLKSKVSSSHDKTQGKKPTPSTCLNIHHKQTLDYRSSIDKPPSNFDNTQVKKNPTLLNELNIVHNKPNVARGSLFDNRPSLPSSLDNVQAKKIGSSSSSIHNKQNPAQRRLSFDNKPPQSPSLDHNTPHGKKIASDTNTHNKQNLARRRLSFDHRPPLSSLHDHSPQSTKLVPKIDHRKQTPTRRRLSIDHKPPLSSPLLKSRTSSNPRERVLKSSMPTLSKNFTSHKPLLNKLPKTPHTKDDTGKQHSVGLYAKPLNMNNTITKNQDSTHDSTLDITANIVPHEVKELEKEEEQELVIEDNGELSENVNIDEYLKAAESSSLYVVENQEVIKNMEVAKEEQQLDIIENHKEVEQIKNVEPSNHDVEEIEKQETENQEEKEKDQENETPLDDCEQKKDEGKELDLKIDREESEGRNNKEKEENNNKVSTTTMTFAKAYTHLVHKKEIVVSSNDVIEETASKLREQRKNRVKALASAFETVISLQDSK; this is translated from the coding sequence ATGGCAACAAAGACAAGGGACATTGCCCCTATAGTAAAGGGCAATAGGAGCCCTAGCACATCAAAGACAAGGTCTCTTGCACACACAAATGCCATTAATCTTATTGCTTCAAATAGGAAAAACACCTATCTCAAGTCCAAAGTTTCTTCAAGTCATGATAAAACTCAAGGCAAGAAACCAACACCATCAACTTGTCTCAACATTCACCATAAACAAACCCTAGATTATAGATCATCGATCGATAAGCCTCCATCCAATTTTGATAATACTCAAGTCAAGAAGAATCCAACATTGTTGAATGAACTCAACATTGTCCACAATAAACCAAATGTAGCTCGAGGAAGTTTGTTCGATAATAGGCCTTCTTTACCTTCTAGTCTTGACAATGTTCAAGCCAAGAAGATAGGTTCATCATCTTCTAGCATTCATAATAAACAAAATCCAGCTCAAAGAAGATTATCGTTCGATAATAAACCTCCTCAATCTCCTAGTCTTGATCATAATACTCCTCATGGCAAGAAGATAGCTAGTGATACCAACACTCACAACAAACAAAACCTAGCTCGAAGGAGATTGTCTTTCGATCATAGACCTCCCTTATCGTCTTTACATGATCATAGTCCTCAAAGCACGAAACTAGTCCCAAAAATTGATCATAGGAAACAAACTCCAACACGAAGGAGATTATCGATTGATCATAAGCCTCCCTTGTCTTCTCCCCTGCTAAAAAGCAGAACATCCTCTAACCCTAGGGAGAGAGTTCTCAAATCATCAATGCCAACTTTAAGCAAGAATTTCACTTCTCATAAACCCCTTTTGAATAAATTGCCCAAAACACCTCATACTAAGGATGATACTGGAAAACAACATAGTGTTGGCCTCTATGCTAAGCCATTGAACATGAACAATACTATCACCAAGAACCAAGATAGTACTCATGATTCAACATTAGATATCACAGCGAATATCGTTCCTCATGAGGTTAAAGAGTTAGAGAAAGAGGAAGAACAAGAACTAGTCATTGAAGATAATGGAGAGCTAAGTGAAAATGTAAACATTGATGAATACCTCAAGGCTGCAGAATCATCCTCATTATATGTTGTGGAGAATCAAGAAGTCATCAAGAATATGGAAGTAGCAAAAGAAGAACAACAATTGGACATCATAGAAAACCATAAAGAAGTAGAACAAATCAAGAATGTTGAGCCTAGTAATCATGATGTTGAAGAGATCGAAAAACAAGAAACCGAGAATcaagaagagaaagagaaagatcAAGAAAATGAAACACCATTGGACGATTGTGAACAAAAGAAAGATGAGGGAAAAGAATTGGATTTGAAGATTGATCGAGAAGAAAGTGAAGgaagaaacaacaaagaaaaggaagaaaacaacaacaaagtTAGCACAACTACAATGACATTTGCAAAGGCTTACACACATTTGGTACATAAGAAGGAAATTGTAGTATCATCTAATGATGTTATTGAAGAAACAGCAAGTAAACTTAGAGAGCAAAGGAAGAATAGAGTTAAAGCATTGGCTAGTGCTTTTGAAACTGTCATCTCTTTGCAAGATTCCAAGTAA